GGACGCCTACTGCAGGCATATGGGCGGGAACCTGGGCGACGGCCGGATCAAGGGGGACTCGCTCGCCTGCCCCTTCCACGACTGGCGCTGGGGCGGCAACGGCCGCTGCACCGGCATTCCCTACGGCCGCCGCGTGCCACCCCGGGCGCGGACCCGTTCGTGGCCGACCCTCGAGCAGAACAAGCAGCTGTTCGTATGGAACGACCCAGAGGGCAATCCGCCCCCGGGACAGGTGACGATCCCGCGCATCGAGGGCGCGTTCAGCGACGAGTGGACCGACTGGACCTGGAACACCATGACGATCGACGGCGCGAACTGCCGCGAGGTGATCGACAACGTGGTGGACATGGCGCACTTCTTCTACGTGCATTTCGGTTTCCCGACCTACTTCAAGAACGTCTTCGAAGGTCACATCGCCAGTCAGTACATGACGTCGGTGTCACGCGAGGACATGATGGGGGAGACCGCGAAGGCGCTGGGCGGCAAGAATGTCCTGCACTCCGACGCCTCGTACTACGGCCCGTCCTACATGATCGATCACCTGCGCAGCGAGAGTGCCGGACTGACGGTCGAGGGCGTGCTCATCAACTGCCATTACCCCGTGTCACCCACGAAATTCGTGCTGCAGTACGGCGCGATCGTGAAGAAGCCCCACGGCGTGTCACCGGAGCAGGCCGAGGACATCGCGGCGAAGTTCGCCGGCGGTCTGGGCCGCGGCTTCGAGCAGGATGCGGCGATCTGGCAGCGCAAGACCCGCATCGACAACCCGCTGCTGTGCGAGGAGGACGGGCCGGTCTACCAGTTGCGCCGCTGGTACGAGCAGTTCTACACCGACGTGGCCGAGATCGACCCGAAGATGACCGACCGTTTCGAGTTCGAGGTCGACACCACCCGGGCGGTCACGGCCTGGGAGGCGGAGGTCGCCGAGAATCTCGCCGGGCAGCGCGCCGCC
Above is a genomic segment from Nocardia sputorum containing:
- a CDS encoding Rieske 2Fe-2S domain-containing protein; amino-acid sequence: MTTDTEVRVIDAGAPPARYARGWHCLGLAQDFRDGKPHTVEIFGTELVVFAGAGGQLHVLDAYCRHMGGNLGDGRIKGDSLACPFHDWRWGGNGRCTGIPYGRRVPPRARTRSWPTLEQNKQLFVWNDPEGNPPPGQVTIPRIEGAFSDEWTDWTWNTMTIDGANCREVIDNVVDMAHFFYVHFGFPTYFKNVFEGHIASQYMTSVSREDMMGETAKALGGKNVLHSDASYYGPSYMIDHLRSESAGLTVEGVLINCHYPVSPTKFVLQYGAIVKKPHGVSPEQAEDIAAKFAGGLGRGFEQDAAIWQRKTRIDNPLLCEEDGPVYQLRRWYEQFYTDVAEIDPKMTDRFEFEVDTTRAVTAWEAEVAENLAGQRAAAGA